The Desulfobacterales bacterium genome contains the following window.
TGCGGTAATTAATGAAACTATTGCTGCAGCAGTTGAAGAACAAAGCGCAACTGCTGGTGAAATTGCAAAAAATATAACAAACTCAGCTCAAATGGCAAAAAATGTATCGAATCTTGTTTTTGAAGCCTCAAATAATATTTCAGAAATCGCTGATGCTATGGATAAAAACTATAAAGCAGCTCAAGATGTATCGACTAATATTATTGAGATATCGGATACAACAAACGAAATTTCTCGTTCATTACATGAAGCTTCATCAGGATCAATAGATATATCCAAAAACATTCAAGCCATCAATGAATCCAATAAACAAGTAGCCATAGGAGCTTCAATCAGTCGTCAAGAAGCTAAAGATTTATATGATAACGCAAAAAAAATGTTTGCTATTGTTAATTCATTTAATATTGGAAAAGAAAAATTTAATATCGCCAAAATAAAAGCAGCTCATATTAGTTGGAGATCAAAGTTAGAAGGATTGCTACAGGGAGGTCAAACTTTGAATGCTAATGAGGTATCATCTGATCGTGAATGCAGTTTTGGCAAATGGTATTTCAGCCAAGAAGGTCAGCAATACAAAGATAATCCTGTTTTTAAAGAAATTGGTAGTTATCATAAAGATATACATGCTTTTGCCAAACAAATGGTAGAAGTCTATCATCAAAAGAAAATGGAAGAAGCAAAAAATATTATGAAAAAATTTGAAAATGCTCGTGTTAAACTTTTTAAATCTTTGGAAGACTTCTATATGCAATAAAAAACGCGGTTTTCGCGTTAGTAAAAAAATGGGGAATTTTCTCACATTTCACCAACGGTCAAATAATGTGAGCCTTATTATTATAATAAAAAGGCGCTGAAATACTTAGAAGAAAACTTGAAGCAATTTTAAAATAAATAAACCAAATCTTAATCATAAGTAAGGTAGAATAATCATGATATTAAAAGAAAAAAACAAAATAAAATTCTTCCAATTTCCGAATCTTTCTGATTTTAAAAGCATAAATCATGGAGTCATTATTCGATATTATAGCGATAACCCTTTTAAAAATATGAATTTAAGCTTTACTGCATCAGATGATTTAGATGCAGTTACAAATAACAGAAACCTTTTATTAAATATGACGAATTTTGATAATATAGTTTACTTAAAACAGGTGCATAGTGATAAAATAATCATTATAGATAAAA
Protein-coding sequences here:
- a CDS encoding CZB domain-containing protein, which codes for AVINETIAAAVEEQSATAGEIAKNITNSAQMAKNVSNLVFEASNNISEIADAMDKNYKAAQDVSTNIIEISDTTNEISRSLHEASSGSIDISKNIQAINESNKQVAIGASISRQEAKDLYDNAKKMFAIVNSFNIGKEKFNIAKIKAAHISWRSKLEGLLQGGQTLNANEVSSDRECSFGKWYFSQEGQQYKDNPVFKEIGSYHKDIHAFAKQMVEVYHQKKMEEAKNIMKKFENARVKLFKSLEDFYMQ